The nucleotide window TATCAGGTCGGCGGCTTTCCGCCCGGCTGGGCCGAGTGGAACGATCGCTTCCGCGACACGGTGCGCGAATACTGGAAGGGTGACGAAGGCAAGGTGGCCGATCTCGCCACACGCCTTACCGGTTCGGGCGACCGGTTCAATCATCGCGGCCGCCGCCCGTGGGCCAGCGTGAATTTCATCGCCGCGCACGACGGCTTCACGCTCAACGATCTGGTCTCGTACAACGACAAGCACAACGACGCCAACGGCGAGGACAACAAGGACGGCCACCCGGACAACAAGTCCTGGAACATGGGCGTGGAAGGTCCGACCGACGATCCGGAAATCCGTCAGCAGCGTGAGCGCCAGAAACGCAATCTGCTGGCCACGTTGCTGCTGTCGCAAGGCACGCCGATGATTCTCGCCGGCGACGAATTCGGCCGCACGCAGAAGGGCAACAACAACGCCTATTGCCAGGACAACGAGATCAGTTGGGTGGATTGGGAAGCCATCGACGACGACGGCCGCGCGCTCACTGAGTTCGTCAAGAATCTGACCACGTTGCGCCACCGTCTGCCGGTATTGCGGCGTGGCCGCTTTATCATCGGTGAATACAACGAGGCACTGGACGTGACCGACGCGCGCTGGCTCTCGCCGGACGGCACGGATCTCTCGCAGGAACAGTGGGACGATCCGTCGATGCGCTGCTTCGGCCTCGTGATCGACGGCCGCGCACAGGCGAGCGGTATTCGCCGTCCGGCTTCGGACGCGACCTTGCTGCTGGTGCTGAATGCGCATCACGATGTCGTCAACTTCACGCTGCCCGACATTCCCGAGGGCGATCAGTGGACCTGCCTGCTCGATACCAACATGCCGGTACGCTCCGGGTTACCTCTGTTCAGCGCCGGCGACGCGTATCAGGTGACGGGGCGTTCCCTGCTGCTGTTCGCGCTCGACGCACCGAACCGCGCGACGCAGCGTGTATTCGACCGCCTCGAAGAGCAACTCACCACTGACGAAAGCGAACCCACCGCAGGAGCTTGACGGACCAAGGCGTAAAACGCTGTCGAGCCCGCGTTGCCGGGTATAGCGCTTGCTCGATTGCTAGGGACTGCGCGTAAGCCGCTGTTTTTGCAGCGGCTTGCACGCAGCGCAGCCGATATCGGCCCACGCCAGGTTCAACCGAGGTGATCAAATGGAACAGGAACAAGCCTCTCAAGAGGAACAGATTCGCATGCGCGCTTATTACTTGTGGGAGCAGGCCGACGATCCCAAGGGCACGCCCGACGAGTATTGGGATCAGGCACGCGTCGAGATAGAGAAGGAAGCGCCGCCGGTAGAAAGTGGACCAGTCTCTGGCGAGCCTTTGAAGTAAGTTGGCTATCGCACAAAAACGGAAACCGAACGGAACCGGACAGATTGCGCCAAATGAAGGACATACCCGAACCGCGCGGTGTGAGGCCGGCCGCCCGCATTCAAGCTCCCGCCACGGCCTTTGGCCTCGACAACCTGATCGCGCTTGCGGTGGGCGTCACGGTGGTCGCTTGCCTCTACTTCGCGAGCGCCGTGCTGATTCCGATGACGCTCGCCATCCTGCTCAGCTTCCTTGTCGCGCCGCTCGCCAATGCGTTGATGCGTTTGCGGCTCGGCCATGTGGCGTCGGTGTTCGCCGCAGTGGTGATCTCGGTATCGGTGATCGTCATGCTCGGCGCAGTGATCGCCACGCAACTGTCCGATCTCGCGGCCGGCATGCCACGTTATCAGGCGACCATCGAACAGAAGATGGAAACGGCGCACAGCCTGACCATCGGCAAACTGGACCGCTTTGCCAGCGCGGCTGGCCAGGCGCTGCAACGCGCGACGGTCGAGCCGCCGCCTGCGCCGCAGCCTGGCCCGGCGTCCCGTGGCAATGCGCATTCGACACCCAGTGCCCCTGCCGCCGTGCCCGTCGAAGTGCGCGAGCCGGTGCCGACGCCGTTCGAACTCGCGAGGCGCGTGTTGTCGCCTGCTATCAGTCCGCTCGAAACGGCGTTTATCGTTTTCGTCGTGATGGTGGTGATCCTGCTGCAACGCGACGACTTACGCGACCGTGCAATCCGTCTGTTCGGCTCGCGCGACCTGCACCGCACGACCACGGTGATGGACGAAGCCGCGCGACGTTTGAGTCGTTACTTCGTTTCGCAACTCGGCCTAAATGCGGGCGTCGGCGTGATAATCGGCACGGGGCTTTTCATGATCGGTGTGCCGAGTCCGATTCTGTGGGGCATTCTCGCGGCGCTGCTGCGACTCGTGCCTTACGTCGGCATCTGGATCTCGGCGACGCTGGCCACCGCGCTCGCCGCCGCCGTGAGTCCCGGCTGGGCGATGGCGATCTGGTCGCTGGCGCTGTTCGTCACCGTGGAAGTGCTGGTGGGGCAGATCGTCGAGCCGCTGCTGTATGGACGCAGCACGGGGCTCTCGCCGTTTTCGGTGGTGGTGGCCGCGATTTTCTGGAGCTGGATCTGGGGGCCGATAGGACTGATTCTGTCGACGCCGTTGACGCTTTGCCTGCTCGTGCTCGGCCGGCATGTGCGGCGCCTCGAATTTCTCGATGTGCTGCTGGGCGACCAGCCGGCGCTGACGCCCATCGAAAACTTTTATCAGCGTGCGTTAGCAGGCGACCCGGACGAAGCGATCGAGCAAGCGGAACTCCTGCTGCGCGAGCGCTCGTTGTCGTCCTACTACGACGAGGTCGCGATCAAGGGCTTGCAACTCGCGGCCAACGACGTCGTGCGCGGCAGTGTCACGGCGGCGCAACTTGCTCGCATCGAGGCGACGACGAACGACCTCGTGGACGGCCTCGACGGTTACGAGGACCGCGAACCAGCGACGTCCGCCGCAGCCGAAAACTGGAGTGCGGCAGGGCCGTTGGCGCCTTCTGCTTCTGACGCCTCCAATGGTGCACAAACTGTAGCAGCGAATCCACGGCCCGTTACTCCAGCCAATGTGGGAGAAGAACGTGCAGCGAACCAGTCGCCGCTAGCGGCGAGCAGCCGCGTGTTGTGCATTCCCGGACGCGGCCCGCTCGACGCATTAGCGACAACGATCCTGTTGCAGTTGCTCGGTAAGCACGGGTTCACGTCACGTGCGTTGCCGCATGAGGCCGCATCGCGCGCGTCGATCGACCAGCTGGACGCCGACGATGTCGGCATTGTCTGTATTCTCTACTTGCAGATCGACGGCATTCCGTCGCATTTGCGCTATCTGGTCAGGCGCATTCGTGCACGATTGCCGAAGGTGTCGATCGTGGTCGGCTTGTGGGCGGCGGAGGATACGGAGAAGTGGAGTGCGGATCTGCAAAGCGCGATGGGGGCGGAGTGCTATGCGAGCACGCTGCAGGAAATTCTCGCAGCTTGCCGGCGTGTCGAGACGGCGAGAACCGAGACCGTGGAAGAACTACCCATCTTGGTCAACGGTTAAGTCGCCGCGTTTCCACTGAAAGTCGTCCTCTTTGTTCGGCGACGCCTTTGCGCCGCAAATACCAGCGCGCCTGATCGGTGCGATACATCACGAGAAAACAGTAGAAAAACCGCCCGCCGGCAGCGCGGCCGGGCGGTTTACCTCCACTTAGCGCGGCCTAGTGCCCAGCGGGTTTTTTGGCGGCCGACTTGTCTTTCGAAGCGGCATCCTTGTCGGGGACGATCTTCGTGGTGCCGCCCGTCGAAGGCGGATCGCTCGCGGGAAAGCTGTCTTCGACCTGCTTGTCGATCTGCTTTTCGCTCTTGTTCGAGTGCGGGTGCTTTTCCTTGTGTTCTGTCATGGCGTTTTCTCCTTCAGGGGTTACGAGGTGTTCATTGGGTGACGCACGATGCGCCGCCGATGATTGCCATTGCATCCGCACGCGACATGCCACATCTCATCGCATCGATCAACCGCGCGGTCTGCGCTTCGCGTTCGCAGGCGAGCACAGCGACCACCTTGTCGTTCTTCACGTACAGCGAGACAAATTGCTGGCGATCGAGGTCGCCATCGGTCACGATCTCGTCCCACTCGCTGGCATGGCCGAGATATTCGAAGTTCTTGCCGAAGTGATAGGTCCAGAAATAGGGCACGCCGACGTAGCGATGACGCGCGCCGCACATGTTTTGCGCGGCAATGCGCGCATGCTGCTGCGCGACGCGCCAATGTTCGATGCGCACCGGTTCCTGATCTTCATGCAACGGAAACACGGCGATATCGCCTGCCGCGTAGAGACCGCACGCAGCCTGCATGCCCGCGTTGACGAGCACGCCGCCGTCTTTTTGCAGCGGCAGGCCTTCGATAAAACCCGTGGCAGGCGTAACGCCCGTGCCTAACAGCACGATGTCGGCGGAGACATGCTCGCCGTTTTCGAGCATCACCTGATGCACGTTGCCTTCTTCGCCTTCGAGCGAAGTGACCTTCGCTTCAAGCCGGAACACCACGCCATTGCTCTCGTGAAGCGCGCGGAACATTGCGCCCGCGCGCTCGCCGAACTGCCTGGCGAACGGCACTTTCTCCGGCGAAATGACGGTCACTTGCGTGCCGCGTTTGCGCAGCGCGGAAGCCGTTTCCAGTCCGATGAAGCTGCTGCCGAGAATGGCGACCTGGATCTGCCTGACGTCGTCACCGATGGCGTCGACGAGCGCGGCGGCATCGTCGAGACTGCGCAGCACGTGTACGCCGCCAAGTTCCACGCCGGGAATGGGGGGCAACTTCGGCACACTGCCGGTGGCGAGCAAGGCGGTGTCGTAAGTCAGTTCGCCACCGCTTTCGAAATGAATCGTGCGGCTGGGCACATCGAGCCGCGCAACCTTCCCGACAATCCGTTCGACGTCGTGCCGCTCGAGCCAGTCCGGCGCGAGTAGCGGCGGTACGTCGCCGGGTGCCATTTCGCCGGACGGGACGAATTTACTCAGCGACGTGCGATCGTAGGGCGCATGCGGTTCATCGCCGATGAGCGTGATACGGCCGCCAAAGTCACACTCGCGCAGGGCCGCGCAAGCGGCTGCGCCTGCCGCGCCCGCGCCGATCACTACGTAGTGCGGTTCCTTCGCGCTGGCATTGCGCGCCGGCTGGGGGATTTTTTCTGGCGTGACCATGACGTCGTCGCCGGTCACGACCACGGGATAGCGATCGAGCGCGACCAGCGCGGGCGGTTCGATCACGTTGCCGGTGGCGACGTCGAACGTCCCCTTGTGCCACGGGCAGATGATCCGGCCGTGGCAGAGCGCGCCTTCTTCGAGTGGCGCGCCAGCGTGCGGGCAATCGGCGGAATAGGCGCGCACGGTATCGCCGTCGCGCACCAGCAGAATCTTTTCGTCGTTCACCACGACACGTTCAGCGCGGTCGGTTCGCAGTTGCGAGAGCTGAGCGACGCATCGGGCAGTCGTGGGCATGGCCGGTTCCTCGCGGACGGTTGAATGAGCAAATAGCGGCGCAGGCGGCGCGACGCGACGCGCATCATCACGCCGCGCTGCAGCACGCCTTTCAGTTCGCCGAACTACAATCATTCAGCAATCCATGTGCCCACGCGCGTACACCGGTACAAGCGCGGATTCCTCGCCCGTCGCACTATGGAGAACGGTGGAAGTGCGGTAAATTCCGGAAAAGGAAATAGCGCACGAACATGCGACGAGCATGCCGTGCCAGCGCGTTCCTGACCTGTGTTGACCTTTCATGGAGATCCTGACCGTGCAGCGTGCAGAACGTGCCGCAGTCGATTTCCCCATGCCGACGCGCAACTTCGCGGCGACACGGCGCATGCTTCTGATCGTCCTCGCCGTGTCGATTGTGTTTCCTCTGATCTGCCTCGCGGGCTACGGCTACTTCGATTACCAGCGCCGGATCGCCGATTCGAACGACATGATCGACCGGCTCGCGCGCGTCGCCGAGGAACAGGCGGTCAAGGTGCTGGACCTGAACCAGCAGATGTCCTCGCGCATCGTGGAACTGCTCGGCAATGACGACGACGCGCAGATCCGCGCGCGCGAAGCGATGTTGCACGATCGTCTGCGTGGAATCGGCGGCGACTTTCCGCAGGTCGTGTCCATCTATCTGCTCGGCGCGAAAGGCGACCTGCTGGTGTCGAGCCGCACTTTTCCGGCGCCCGTCATGTCGATCGCCCAGCGCGAAGACTTCACGGGCGCGAGAGCGATGCGCCCGCAACCGTATTTTTCGCTACCGATGTTCGGCCCAGTCTCGCAAACCGATGTGTTCACTACCGCGACGGGCCGATCGGGTGCCGACGGTCAGTTCCTCGGCGTGGTCTCGGTGGCGCTGCGCAACGAGTACTTCTCGCGCTTCTATCGTGAGCTGACCCACGGCGATGCGTCGCTGGCGCTGGGTCTGTATCGCCAGGACGGCAACCTGCTGGTGCGCTATCCGCCGTGGCCGGCGGGCTCGAAGCCCAGCCCGCGAAGCAAATTCACGCAGGCCTTGCGCGACAAACAACTGTCCGGCCACGTCCGTCTAAATTCGACGGTGGATGGCGTGGAGCGTCTGCTGGCGTTTCGCCGCGTCGGCGACTATCCGCTCTATGTGATGAGCGCCTACGCGACTTCGTCGATCGGTGAAGCATGGCGGCAGCACTTCATCATGATCGCGGCGCTGACGGCGGTGCCCTGCATCGCCATCTGGCTGCTGGTGTTCTACTCGCTGCGTCAACTGGAAGGCGAGCGCCGCGCGTGGGAACGCTGGCAGGGCGAAGTGGCGATGCGTCTGTCAGCCGAAGCGTCGAGCCGGCAACTGCAGCGCATGGGCGCACTCGGCAATCTCGTCGCCAACGTCGCGCATGATTTCAACAATCTGCTGATGGTGGTTTCCGCCAACACGGAGCTCGCGCGGCTCAAGCGCTTCAACAACGTCGAGAAAGAAGTGCTCGCGGTGGAGCGCGCCACCGCTAGCGCCGAATCGCTCACGCGCCGCCTTCTGAGCGTGGCGCGCAAGCAGCCGCTCAAACAGCAGCCGCTCGAGCTTGCCACGTGGCTGCCCGCCGCCGCGCCACTGATCGACGCCACGCTCGGCGACACCGTCGAACTCGCGTTGAACATGGTCGATAACGTCTGGCAGGTGTTGACCGATCCGACCGACCTCGAATTCGCGATCATGAACCTGGCCGTCAACGCGCGCGACGCGATGCCGCGCGGCGGACGCTTTGTGATTCGCTGCCAGAACAACCGGCTGGTCGCCAGCGATACCTTGCTGCCCGATGGCGAATACGTGCTGATTGCCTGTTCCGACGATGGCGAGGGCATGCCCGAAGCCGTCGTGCGGCGTGCCTTCGAGCCGCTTTTCACCACCAAGCTGCGCGGTTCGGGCACCGGCCTCGGCCTTGCACAGGTGCTCTCGATGTGCGAACAGGCGGGCGGCACGGCGAAGATCGACAGCGTGCCGGGCAGCGGTACGACGGTGAGGCTGTATCTGCCGCGATATCGCGAACGGCGGAAGACGTCGGCGGTGCAAGCCGAGACAGTGCAAGCGCCGGTTCCTGCGCCGAGCGGGGTCGTGCTACTGGTCGAGGACAACGAAGATGTCGCAGCGGGCGTGGCGGCAGTGCTGGAAACTTTCGGCTGCGAGGTGCGCCACGAGTCAACCGCCGACCAGGCGCTCGACGTCCTCACGGGCGGCGCGCGCTTCGAACTCGTGCTGTCCGACATCCAGATGCCGGGCAAGCTCAACGGCATCGACCTCGCGGAGAAGGTGCGCAGCGCGTGGCCGTCGCAGAAGATCGCCTTGATGACCGGCTACGCCGACGAACTCGAACGCGCGCGTCGGCTGGGCGTGGCGATCCTCGCCAAGCCGTTCAATATCGACGAGTTGCACGCTCTGGTGGTATGCGAGCCGTAAAGCTGGCCCAGTGCGGCACACGGTCTTGCATGTTCGAAGTATTTCATGACTCGCGGCACACCCCTTGCTGAAACAAGGGCGAGGTAGGCGTATCTGGCTGAACCGGCTGGCGCAACCCGCTTCTTTTCGCACAGGAGAAAGTCATGAACTTCAGAAACAAGACTCGCAGTGCAGTCCTCATCTCGGCCTTGCTCGCCGCTTCCTCGATCGCGATGGCGCAAGGCAGCGGGGGCGGCGGGGGCGGTCCGGCCGGCAACGATCCGAATGGCGGCACCGATGCCGGCGCGACCCGCGAGGGCGGCGACATGCAGGCATCCGGTGCGATGGCGCATTCGAAGTCAACGAAAAAGCATCACATGAAGTCGTCGAAGACGAAGCCGGCAGCCGATTCGACCAATATGCCGGGCGCCGATGCGAGCAGCGGTACGAAGGGGCAGTGACGCAGCCGTCGCCCGCATTGCATGCCATTCACAGGTATAGCGCTTGCTGAAATTGACCGCATGCACGGTTGTCGAGCGCCAATCATGAAAGCCTCCGATGAGCCCGTGCCCCTCATTATCTGCAGGAGCATGGACATGACACTCGGCGATACGATCAAAGGCATGGTCGGCATGGATCCAACGGGACATGCCGATCCCGACATGAAAGCGGTGCTCGACGCACTCAAGAGTCTCGACTCGAAGCCCATCGAAGATTGCACAGTGGAGGAGGCGAGGCAGCAGCCCACGCCCGCCGACGCCGTCAGAAAACTGATGCAGGACCCGGCGTTTAGCGCGCGGCCTGCGCTGGAACTGGAGGCGGTGCGCACGCAAGACATCATGATTCCGGGCGCGGCCGGCAGCAATCCGGCGCGGGTCTACACGCCGCAAGGCGAGGGGCCGTTCCCGCTGATTCTGTATTTCCACGGCGGCGGCTGGGTGATCGCCGATCTCGATACCTACGATGCCACACCGCGCTCAATGGCCGCGCAGAGCCGGGCGATCGTGGTGTCCGCGCACTACCGGCAGGCGCCGGAGCACCGATTGCCGGCCGCGCATGACGACGCGTTCGCCGCATGGGGCTGGCTGATCGGGAACGCGGCGAGTCTCGGCGGCGACCCGAACAAGATCGCGATCATGGGCGAGAGCGCCGGCGCCAATCTGGCGATCAACGTATCGATCCGCGCGCGCAATACGGGCATCCGCATGCCGATGCACCAGGCGCTCATCTATCCGGTGGCGAGCAACAACATCGTGTCGATCTCTTATGAAGAGAACCGCAACGCCAAACCCTTGAACAAGCCGATGATGCTGTGGTTCGTGCATAACGTTATCAACAGCGAGAGCGATCTCACCAGTCCGTTGATCGACGTGGTGAGCGTGGATCTGTCACGCTTGCCACCGGCGGTGGTGGTGACGGCGGGCATCGATCCGCTGCGCTCGGACGGTGAGAAGCTCGCACAGAAGCTGCACAGCGCGGGCGTGCCCGTCGAGCATCGCAACTATCGGGGCGCGACGCACGAGTTCTTCGGCATGGCAGCGGTGCTGCAGGCGGCGCGCGATGCGCAGGCCTTCGTGTCGCTCGCGCAGCGCCAGGCATTCGGCGGGGCGCCGCTTTGATGCGGTGAGCGGTCCGTTGTCCTCGATCGATCTTCGGGGGCAATGGACCGCGCCGTCATTCGCCGATCAGATGCAGCACGATGTCCCGATGCTGCGTGTGGCGGCGATGCTCGAACAGATACAAGCCCTGCCACGTGCCGAGCACCATCTGCCCGTGTTCGACCGGTACCGACAATTGCACTTGCGTGAGCGCGGTGCGCAAATGCGCCGGCATGTCGTCCAGGCCCTCGGCGTCGTGCTCGTAGCGCTCGGCGTCTTCGGGCGCGAGGCTCGCGAAGTAGCGCTCCAGATCGCGCTGCACCGAAGGGTCGGCATTCTCCTGAATCAGCAATGAAGCGGACGTATGCCGGCAAAACAGCGTCAGCAGGCCAGTATCGATGGCCTGCGCGACGACGAAGCGGCGCGCTTCGTCGGTGAATTCGACGAGGCCGCGACTCCGGGCCTTGACGCTCAGGTGATGGATGGCTTGTCGCATGATCAGTGTCGGGTTGAGATGGCGCGGCGCATAGAACGTGGCGTGCGCTGCTCGACCTCAGAGCGACGTGAGAACGTCCGCGATTGCCGCGGCGTTGGCCGGGCGGACCACGCGCGCGACTTCCGTGCCGTCGCGCATCAGGATCAGCGTGGGCCAGTGTTTGACCTTGAACGAGCGGCCGAGCGGCCGGCCCGGGCCGTCTTCGATCTTCAGATGCCTGAGGCCGTCGTGCGGTTCGAGGGCCTGGGCAATCGACGCTCGCGCGCCCTGGCAGTAGCCGCACCAGTCCGTGCCGAATTCGACGAGGGTGGCGCCCGGCAGGGCGTCGAGTTGGGCTCGCGAGGGGGCTTTGGAAGAATAGGCTGTCTGGGTTGCCATGCGTGCTCCGGAGCGGTTTAACCTGTGCAGGGAGGGGTATGCGCCGTCGTGGCGTCCCCTGCGGGTGGATTTGCCAAGAGTAGCAGCTATCCCCGGAATCGTCAGTGAGCGTGGCCTCGCCGTAATGCGCGGCGCGGCTTGGTGCGCGGCGGTGTGAATTTCACGCAAACTCATATTCTTGCCGGCATGGCGTGTTAAACATCGTCCGGTGTCGCCGGAAGGCGGCGAATCATCGAGGTCGGAAAGGAAAGAAATGGGCGAAAGGATTTATCTGCGGTATCCCGGCAAGGACGAAACCGTCGCGGTGGCCACCGGTTTCAGTTGGGGCGCGTGTCTGCTGGGCTTCGTGTGGGCGTTGTCGAAGAAAATGTGGTTTGCCGCTTTCGTCATGCTGGCGATCAATCTTTTGCTGTTCTGCTCGGGCCTGTGGGGCGAAACGGCCGACCTGATCGGACTGGTGCTCTCGGTGCTGTTCGGCATCGCTTGCGGGATGTATGGCAATCAGTGGCATCGGTGGACATTGGAGAAGCGCGGCTACGTCGTGCTGTAGCACGGCCTGTAATGCGCCGCCGAAGATCGCTGCGCGGGAGCAGATATTGCTGGCCACACGCCGCGCCTACGCGCATCAAAACAACCAAAACGAAACGCATCGTCGAACCTGTTCCCAATGCGTCATGGAGGCATCCCATGCCCAATGCAGTTGCTGCACGCCGTTCCGCCGTGTTGTCCAACCCGCTGCGCCGCAGCCTGGCTGGCGTGGCGCTGGCCGTGTCGCTCGGTATCGCGCCGCTTGCGCATGGCGCCGACCCGAGCGCAGCGCCGGGCGCGGGGATGACCAGCGCACCCGGCGCTTCGAGCGCCACCGCACCTGCAACATC belongs to Paraburkholderia aromaticivorans and includes:
- a CDS encoding DUF2934 domain-containing protein, translating into MEQEQASQEEQIRMRAYYLWEQADDPKGTPDEYWDQARVEIEKEAPPVESGPVSGEPLK
- a CDS encoding AI-2E family transporter is translated as MKDIPEPRGVRPAARIQAPATAFGLDNLIALAVGVTVVACLYFASAVLIPMTLAILLSFLVAPLANALMRLRLGHVASVFAAVVISVSVIVMLGAVIATQLSDLAAGMPRYQATIEQKMETAHSLTIGKLDRFASAAGQALQRATVEPPPAPQPGPASRGNAHSTPSAPAAVPVEVREPVPTPFELARRVLSPAISPLETAFIVFVVMVVILLQRDDLRDRAIRLFGSRDLHRTTTVMDEAARRLSRYFVSQLGLNAGVGVIIGTGLFMIGVPSPILWGILAALLRLVPYVGIWISATLATALAAAVSPGWAMAIWSLALFVTVEVLVGQIVEPLLYGRSTGLSPFSVVVAAIFWSWIWGPIGLILSTPLTLCLLVLGRHVRRLEFLDVLLGDQPALTPIENFYQRALAGDPDEAIEQAELLLRERSLSSYYDEVAIKGLQLAANDVVRGSVTAAQLARIEATTNDLVDGLDGYEDREPATSAAAENWSAAGPLAPSASDASNGAQTVAANPRPVTPANVGEERAANQSPLAASSRVLCIPGRGPLDALATTILLQLLGKHGFTSRALPHEAASRASIDQLDADDVGIVCILYLQIDGIPSHLRYLVRRIRARLPKVSIVVGLWAAEDTEKWSADLQSAMGAECYASTLQEILAACRRVETARTETVEELPILVNG
- a CDS encoding FAD-dependent oxidoreductase; translation: MPTTARCVAQLSQLRTDRAERVVVNDEKILLVRDGDTVRAYSADCPHAGAPLEEGALCHGRIICPWHKGTFDVATGNVIEPPALVALDRYPVVVTGDDVMVTPEKIPQPARNASAKEPHYVVIGAGAAGAAACAALRECDFGGRITLIGDEPHAPYDRTSLSKFVPSGEMAPGDVPPLLAPDWLERHDVERIVGKVARLDVPSRTIHFESGGELTYDTALLATGSVPKLPPIPGVELGGVHVLRSLDDAAALVDAIGDDVRQIQVAILGSSFIGLETASALRKRGTQVTVISPEKVPFARQFGERAGAMFRALHESNGVVFRLEAKVTSLEGEEGNVHQVMLENGEHVSADIVLLGTGVTPATGFIEGLPLQKDGGVLVNAGMQAACGLYAAGDIAVFPLHEDQEPVRIEHWRVAQQHARIAAQNMCGARHRYVGVPYFWTYHFGKNFEYLGHASEWDEIVTDGDLDRQQFVSLYVKNDKVVAVLACEREAQTARLIDAMRCGMSRADAMAIIGGASCVTQ
- a CDS encoding hybrid sensor histidine kinase/response regulator; this translates as MEILTVQRAERAAVDFPMPTRNFAATRRMLLIVLAVSIVFPLICLAGYGYFDYQRRIADSNDMIDRLARVAEEQAVKVLDLNQQMSSRIVELLGNDDDAQIRAREAMLHDRLRGIGGDFPQVVSIYLLGAKGDLLVSSRTFPAPVMSIAQREDFTGARAMRPQPYFSLPMFGPVSQTDVFTTATGRSGADGQFLGVVSVALRNEYFSRFYRELTHGDASLALGLYRQDGNLLVRYPPWPAGSKPSPRSKFTQALRDKQLSGHVRLNSTVDGVERLLAFRRVGDYPLYVMSAYATSSIGEAWRQHFIMIAALTAVPCIAIWLLVFYSLRQLEGERRAWERWQGEVAMRLSAEASSRQLQRMGALGNLVANVAHDFNNLLMVVSANTELARLKRFNNVEKEVLAVERATASAESLTRRLLSVARKQPLKQQPLELATWLPAAAPLIDATLGDTVELALNMVDNVWQVLTDPTDLEFAIMNLAVNARDAMPRGGRFVIRCQNNRLVASDTLLPDGEYVLIACSDDGEGMPEAVVRRAFEPLFTTKLRGSGTGLGLAQVLSMCEQAGGTAKIDSVPGSGTTVRLYLPRYRERRKTSAVQAETVQAPVPAPSGVVLLVEDNEDVAAGVAAVLETFGCEVRHESTADQALDVLTGGARFELVLSDIQMPGKLNGIDLAEKVRSAWPSQKIALMTGYADELERARRLGVAILAKPFNIDELHALVVCEP
- a CDS encoding alpha/beta hydrolase, producing the protein MTLGDTIKGMVGMDPTGHADPDMKAVLDALKSLDSKPIEDCTVEEARQQPTPADAVRKLMQDPAFSARPALELEAVRTQDIMIPGAAGSNPARVYTPQGEGPFPLILYFHGGGWVIADLDTYDATPRSMAAQSRAIVVSAHYRQAPEHRLPAAHDDAFAAWGWLIGNAASLGGDPNKIAIMGESAGANLAINVSIRARNTGIRMPMHQALIYPVASNNIVSISYEENRNAKPLNKPMMLWFVHNVINSESDLTSPLIDVVSVDLSRLPPAVVVTAGIDPLRSDGEKLAQKLHSAGVPVEHRNYRGATHEFFGMAAVLQAARDAQAFVSLAQRQAFGGAPL
- a CDS encoding secondary thiamine-phosphate synthase enzyme YjbQ gives rise to the protein MRQAIHHLSVKARSRGLVEFTDEARRFVVAQAIDTGLLTLFCRHTSASLLIQENADPSVQRDLERYFASLAPEDAERYEHDAEGLDDMPAHLRTALTQVQLSVPVEHGQMVLGTWQGLYLFEHRRHTQHRDIVLHLIGE
- a CDS encoding thioredoxin family protein; translation: MATQTAYSSKAPSRAQLDALPGATLVEFGTDWCGYCQGARASIAQALEPHDGLRHLKIEDGPGRPLGRSFKVKHWPTLILMRDGTEVARVVRPANAAAIADVLTSL
- a CDS encoding DUF2628 domain-containing protein produces the protein MGERIYLRYPGKDETVAVATGFSWGACLLGFVWALSKKMWFAAFVMLAINLLLFCSGLWGETADLIGLVLSVLFGIACGMYGNQWHRWTLEKRGYVVL